In the genome of Girardinichthys multiradiatus isolate DD_20200921_A chromosome 7, DD_fGirMul_XY1, whole genome shotgun sequence, one region contains:
- the u2af1 gene encoding splicing factor U2AF 35 kDa subunit, translating to MAEYLASIFGTEKDKVNCSFYFKIGACRHGDRCSRLHNKPTFSQTIALLNIYRNPQNSAQSLDGLTCTVSDMEMQEHYDEFFEEVFTEMEEKYGEVEEMNVCDNLGDHLVGNVYVKFRNEEDAEKAVIDLNNRWFNGQPIHAELSPVTDFREACCRQYEMGECTRGGFCNFMHLKPISRELRRELYGRRRKGRHRSRSRSRDRDRGRGGGGRNHERRRSRDRERSGRF from the exons ATGGCAGAGTACCTGGCATCCATTTTCGGGACAGAGAAAGATAA AGTCAATTgctctttttactttaaaattggTGCCTGCCGACATGGAGACCGCTGCTCCAGATTACACAACAAGCCAACATTTAGCCAG acaaTTGCCCTGCTGAATATTTACAGGAACCCTCAGAACAGCGCTCAGTCTCTGGATGGTCTGACCt GTACCGTCAGCGACATGGAGATGCAGGAGCACTATGATGAATTCTTTGAG GAAGTCTTCACAGAGATGGAAGAAAAGTATGGAGAAGTGGAGGAAATGAACGTGTGTGACAACCTTGGGGACCACCTCGTAGGAAATGTTTACGTGAAG TTCCGTAATGAGGAGGATGCTGAGAAGGCGGTGATAGACCTGAACAACCGCTGGTTTAACGGGCAGCCCATCCATGCGGAGCTCTCTCCTGTCACAGACTTCAGAGAGGCCTGCTGTCGCCAGTATGAGATGGG GGAATGCACTCGTGGAGGTTTCTGTAACTTCATGCATCTGAAACCCATCTCACGTGAACTCAGGAGAGAGCTCTATGGACGTCGCAGGAAGGG CCGTCACAGGTCTCGGTCCCGATCCAGAGACCGGGACAGAGGTCGAGGGGGCGGAGGCCGCAACCACGAGAGGCGCCGGTCCAGAGACAGAGAGCGTTCAGGAAGATTCTGA